A window of the Betaproteobacteria bacterium genome harbors these coding sequences:
- a CDS encoding DUF4040 domain-containing protein gives MVVLLLVIAVFAITVRSTFAAVIAFAAYGLLVAVAWVRLQAVDVALTEAAIGSGLTGVLLLGAAARLRATDQPPRPERTAPGLRASAAGVSAAVAAALGAAVWFLPEPAPTLAPAAVASIDSTGLGNPVTAVLMAYRAADTLLEKIVLVLAVVGVWSLAPDRAWGGRPGTLYRPDADGVLSFFARVLPPFGVVIGIYLMWTAADHPGGAFPGGTILAAMWVLAMMAGLADAPPVSSVSLRWLVLAGPVVFSAVGFLGMAIADAFLAYPVAFAKPLIVAIEIPMLLSIAVMLGMLLAGVPQRR, from the coding sequence ATGGTGGTGCTGCTGCTCGTCATCGCCGTCTTCGCGATCACCGTGCGCAGCACGTTCGCTGCTGTCATCGCCTTCGCCGCCTACGGGCTGCTCGTCGCCGTGGCCTGGGTGCGCCTGCAGGCGGTCGACGTGGCGTTGACCGAAGCGGCGATCGGCAGCGGACTGACGGGCGTGCTGCTGCTGGGCGCGGCCGCACGCCTGCGCGCGACCGACCAGCCGCCGCGGCCGGAACGCACTGCGCCGGGGCTGCGCGCTTCCGCTGCCGGGGTCTCCGCAGCCGTTGCAGCGGCGCTGGGCGCAGCCGTGTGGTTCCTGCCCGAGCCGGCGCCGACGCTGGCGCCGGCGGCGGTTGCCAGCATCGATTCGACCGGACTCGGCAATCCCGTCACCGCGGTGCTGATGGCCTACCGCGCGGCCGACACGCTGCTGGAGAAGATCGTCCTGGTGCTCGCCGTCGTCGGCGTCTGGTCGCTCGCCCCCGACCGCGCGTGGGGCGGCCGGCCCGGCACGCTCTACCGGCCCGATGCCGACGGCGTGCTCAGCTTCTTCGCACGCGTGCTGCCGCCCTTTGGCGTGGTCATCGGCATCTATCTCATGTGGACGGCGGCCGATCATCCGGGCGGCGCATTCCCCGGCGGCACCATCCTCGCGGCGATGTGGGTGCTGGCGATGATGGCGGGCCTCGCCGACGCTCCACCCGTGTCGAGCGTGTCGCTGCGGTGGCTCGTGCTCGCCGGGCCGGTCGTGTTCAGCGCAGTCGGCTTCCTCGGCATGGCGATCGCCGATGCCTTTCTCGCCTACCCCGTCGCCTTCGCGAAACCGCTCATCGTCGCGATCGAGATCCCGATGCTGCTCTCCATCGCCGTCATGCTCGGCATGCTCCTCGCCGGCGTGCCGCAGCGGCGCTGA
- a CDS encoding NADH-quinone oxidoreductase subunit K: protein MTPVTLLGLCSAALAGLGLYGMVTHPHPLRKILAFNLFGSGVFLLFGVVARRGAAADLGGDPVLQALTITGLVVAFAATALAVALLLRFFDATGTATLAPAADHDADSGNP from the coding sequence ATGACGCCCGTTACCCTGCTCGGCCTCTGCAGTGCTGCGCTCGCCGGACTCGGTCTCTACGGCATGGTCACGCACCCGCACCCGCTGCGGAAGATCCTCGCGTTCAATCTCTTCGGCAGCGGCGTCTTCCTCCTCTTCGGCGTGGTCGCGCGGCGCGGCGCGGCGGCGGACCTGGGCGGCGACCCGGTGCTGCAGGCGCTGACGATCACCGGGCTCGTCGTCGCATTCGCGGCAACGGCACTTGCGGTGGCGCTGCTCCTGCGGTTCTTCGACGCGACCGGCACGGCCACGCTGGCACCCGCAGCAGACCACGACGCCGATTCGGGCAACCCATAG